A genome region from Nitrosopumilus oxyclinae includes the following:
- a CDS encoding AsnC family transcriptional regulator produces the protein MDNLDIKIMSRLLNNCRESDRQIGIELGISGGAVRARIRKMIEKKIIEEFFVKVEPPVLGYGVLYFVVSGENITEILEQASLVGEPYFVVPCVGGITVCGISIKENVNQKIELAKKLMKDVRVLSIFEAENPGYSSNLTKTDLEILEELIKDPRQRIEQIARNTKMSTKTITRCIEKLHENEGIQFTLVYDPKKIENFIPHAILTWIEGDLKETLESLNNSFSNSYLQIPFIAKNQIVLFMYSDNIFKMDELTQKIRKIKNVKSVDLFIPKKMSFYIKWIEKAINDFKKSPKLHLTYQTN, from the coding sequence TTGGACAATTTAGATATCAAAATTATGAGTAGATTATTAAATAATTGCAGAGAATCAGATCGACAAATAGGCATAGAATTAGGAATATCAGGAGGAGCAGTAAGAGCCAGAATCCGAAAAATGATTGAAAAGAAGATAATTGAAGAATTTTTTGTCAAAGTTGAACCTCCAGTCTTGGGATATGGAGTTTTGTATTTTGTTGTATCAGGAGAAAACATTACAGAAATTTTAGAACAAGCAAGTCTTGTAGGTGAACCATATTTTGTAGTACCATGTGTTGGTGGAATAACAGTTTGTGGAATTTCTATAAAAGAAAATGTCAATCAAAAAATTGAACTTGCAAAAAAATTGATGAAAGATGTTAGAGTGTTATCTATTTTTGAAGCAGAAAATCCAGGATATAGTTCCAATCTTACAAAAACAGATTTAGAAATTCTAGAAGAATTAATCAAAGATCCTAGACAAAGAATAGAACAAATAGCAAGAAATACAAAAATGTCAACAAAAACAATTACAAGATGTATAGAAAAATTACATGAAAATGAAGGAATACAATTTACACTAGTTTATGATCCTAAAAAAATTGAAAATTTCATTCCACATGCCATTCTTACATGGATAGAAGGAGATCTAAAGGAAACTTTAGAGAGTTTGAATAATTCATTTTCTAACTCATACTTACAAATTCCATTTATTGCAAAAAATCAAATTGTATTATTTATGTACAGTGACAATATTTTCAAAATGGATGAATTAACACAAAAAATTAGAAAAATTAAAAATGTAAAATCAGTTGACTTGTTTATCCCAAAGAAGATGTCATTTTACATAAAATGGATAGAAAAAGCTATAAATGATTTCAAAAAATCACCAAAATTACATTTAACATATCAAACCAATTAA
- a CDS encoding ABC transporter ATP-binding protein yields MSKIYGEADNRVKALDDVSFSIKQGEFVLIVGSSGSGKSTLLNMIGLLDHPTKGKIAIDGIDTTTLNDDKISSFRNKKLGFIFQFSNLLTDLSVLENVLLPLQIAGNNTGEKDAIDLLKAVGLEDQIYKRANKISGGQAQRVAIARGLINKPSIVLADEPTGNLDSITSATIVQLMKSMAKKLNQTFIIVTHDREHFGEVDRVITIKDGRAFEGDLPSEMEIVA; encoded by the coding sequence ATGAGTAAAATTTACGGTGAAGCCGATAACAGGGTGAAAGCTCTTGATGATGTTTCATTTTCAATTAAACAAGGAGAATTTGTTTTAATTGTTGGTAGCTCTGGATCTGGAAAATCTACATTACTAAACATGATTGGATTATTAGATCATCCAACAAAAGGTAAAATTGCGATTGATGGAATTGATACTACTACACTTAATGATGATAAAATCTCTTCATTTAGAAATAAGAAATTAGGTTTTATTTTTCAATTTTCAAATCTGCTTACTGATCTCTCAGTTTTAGAAAATGTTTTGTTGCCTTTACAAATTGCAGGCAATAATACTGGTGAGAAAGATGCAATAGATTTACTGAAAGCAGTTGGACTTGAAGACCAAATATACAAACGTGCAAATAAAATTTCTGGTGGACAAGCTCAAAGAGTTGCAATTGCAAGAGGCTTAATCAATAAACCATCAATAGTATTAGCTGATGAGCCAACTGGTAATCTTGATTCTATTACTTCAGCAACTATAGTTCAACTAATGAAATCAATGGCAAAAAAACTAAATCAGACATTCATAATTGTTACACACGATAGAGAACATTTTGGAGAAGTTGATAGAGTAATTACTATTAAAGATGGTAGAGCCTTTGAAGGTGATCTTCCATCTGAAATGGAGATAGTGGCATAA
- a CDS encoding pantoate kinase has protein sequence MEATAFCPAHITGFFKAHLEGHGDNLESLGSMGAGFSINQGVTTKVKIETKDNQKSNFKITTHGYQSDKTDVSQYVLNEFLKLGEFSDKFFDIEHNISVPVGYGLGSSSAVALSLSFALDQALETKLEKTIIGQIAHNAEINCKTGLGDVLASYHGGFEIRVKPGAPGIGHVEKIPTEKISIIMICFSPISTNKFIKERLSQINGLGGKMVNQLIESKDYDHFQDMSLEFAKYVDVMTPRMQKIVKELSENNIKCGIALFGETIFSMIPQKEESKVLDILQKYSDGILIKSVLDDDGARVLNN, from the coding sequence ATGGAGGCTACAGCATTTTGTCCAGCACACATTACAGGTTTTTTTAAAGCCCATTTAGAAGGGCATGGGGATAATTTAGAAAGTTTAGGCTCAATGGGAGCAGGTTTTTCAATAAATCAAGGAGTGACAACTAAAGTAAAAATAGAAACAAAAGATAATCAAAAATCAAATTTTAAAATTACAACACATGGATATCAATCAGATAAAACAGATGTTTCACAATACGTATTAAATGAATTTTTAAAATTAGGAGAATTTTCAGATAAATTTTTTGACATAGAACACAACATATCAGTTCCAGTGGGTTATGGTTTAGGATCTAGTAGTGCAGTTGCATTATCATTATCATTTGCATTAGATCAAGCACTTGAAACTAAATTAGAAAAAACAATTATCGGACAAATTGCTCATAATGCTGAAATAAATTGTAAAACAGGACTAGGAGATGTCTTAGCATCATATCATGGAGGATTTGAAATTAGAGTTAAACCAGGTGCACCAGGAATTGGACATGTTGAAAAAATTCCTACAGAAAAAATTTCAATCATTATGATTTGTTTTTCTCCAATTTCTACAAATAAATTCATCAAAGAACGTTTATCCCAAATTAATGGGTTAGGTGGAAAAATGGTAAATCAATTAATAGAATCAAAAGATTATGATCATTTTCAAGATATGTCATTGGAATTTGCAAAGTATGTAGATGTAATGACTCCTAGAATGCAAAAAATAGTAAAAGAGTTATCTGAAAATAATATTAAATGTGGAATCGCCCTTTTTGGAGAAACAATTTTTTCTATGATTCCACAAAAAGAAGAATCTAAAGTTTTGGATATTTTACAAAAATATTCTGATGGAATTTTAATAAAATCAGTGTTAGATGATGATGGGGCCAGAGTTTTAAATAATTAA
- a CDS encoding ABC1 kinase family protein: MSTARTIQVLFKLLPSILALRKDRKKWINQEKNQIDSEQFRKNARKVLDTFISLGPVYIKLGQWLSSRADILPQPYLEELSKLQDSVPSAPFDQVKPIIEKDLGPIDKKFDDIDPNPISGASLGQVYRGIISGQQIVVKVKRPGIEKVVAKDLQVLKKVLPLALRFVDPNLRYSAKAMLSQFIETIYEEMDYKNEVQNLKRIKEDMAGSTNVIVPSVYDDYSSKNVLTMEYLPGIKVTNVQALDEKGIDREQLVIDVHKVFFTMLLKHSVFHADPHPGNISVTDEGKLILYDYGMVGRINNETRFKLIRLYLALVERNPPRVVNAMNDLSMLTPGYNREVIEKGIELSIRTMHGNKPDEMEVQSLMELANQTMSKFPFVLPKNLALYMRMASIIEGIYKTHDVDFKFVKVLKNILQEENLIPRAYVEELKISFDNFSKSIDSALRMGPEMKKLMDEVQIYMKKGRPMVLISGSIFASATFLGSVFLFQSNELLGVIGMISSGLIIAASGFFRKY, translated from the coding sequence ATGTCTACGGCTAGAACCATCCAAGTACTCTTCAAACTTCTTCCATCTATTCTTGCATTACGCAAAGATAGAAAAAAATGGATAAATCAAGAAAAAAATCAAATTGATTCAGAACAGTTTAGGAAAAACGCACGAAAAGTACTCGATACTTTCATTTCTTTAGGTCCTGTGTACATAAAATTAGGGCAATGGCTTTCTTCAAGAGCAGATATTTTACCACAACCATATTTAGAAGAACTCTCAAAACTTCAAGACAGTGTACCATCTGCTCCATTTGATCAAGTTAAACCAATAATTGAAAAAGATCTTGGTCCTATTGATAAAAAATTTGATGATATTGATCCTAATCCTATATCTGGTGCTTCATTAGGTCAAGTTTATCGTGGAATTATTTCTGGTCAACAGATTGTTGTCAAAGTTAAAAGACCTGGAATTGAAAAAGTTGTAGCAAAAGATCTTCAAGTTCTGAAAAAGGTTCTTCCACTTGCATTAAGATTTGTTGATCCAAATTTACGCTATTCAGCAAAAGCAATGCTTTCTCAATTTATCGAAACAATTTATGAAGAAATGGATTACAAAAATGAAGTACAAAATCTTAAAAGAATCAAAGAGGATATGGCAGGATCAACCAATGTAATTGTACCATCAGTTTATGATGACTATTCATCAAAAAATGTACTCACTATGGAATATTTGCCTGGAATTAAGGTCACAAACGTTCAAGCTTTAGATGAAAAAGGAATTGATAGAGAACAACTAGTAATTGATGTCCACAAGGTGTTTTTCACAATGCTTCTCAAACACTCAGTTTTTCATGCAGATCCACATCCTGGAAACATTTCCGTAACTGATGAAGGAAAACTCATTTTGTATGACTATGGAATGGTAGGACGAATAAATAATGAAACACGATTCAAACTAATTAGGCTGTATCTTGCATTAGTTGAAAGAAATCCTCCTAGGGTAGTAAATGCAATGAATGATCTTTCAATGCTAACTCCTGGTTACAACAGAGAAGTAATTGAAAAAGGAATTGAACTTTCAATTCGTACAATGCATGGAAACAAACCTGATGAAATGGAAGTTCAAAGTTTAATGGAACTTGCAAATCAAACAATGAGTAAATTTCCCTTTGTATTACCAAAAAATTTAGCTTTGTATATGAGAATGGCATCTATCATTGAAGGAATTTACAAAACCCATGATGTTGATTTTAAATTTGTCAAAGTTTTAAAAAATATTTTACAAGAAGAAAATCTCATTCCACGAGCATATGTTGAGGAATTAAAAATTTCATTTGATAATTTCTCAAAATCAATTGATTCTGCACTTAGAATGGGACCTGAGATGAAAAAACTCATGGATGAGGTTCAAATCTATATGAAGAAGGGAAGACCTATGGTTTTAATTAGTGGAAGCATATTTGCATCTGCAACATTTCTTGGTTCTGTATTTTTGTTTCAATCAAATGAATTACTTGGAGTGATCGGTATGATAAGTTCTGGTTTAATTATTGCAGCTTCAGGATTTTTTAGAAAATATTGA
- a CDS encoding HD domain-containing protein — MKKNYLDIIDPIHDFIRVYDYELPIIDNPLFQRLRRIKQLSGAHLTYPSAQHSRFEHSLGVMHIASQAGFALNEKGFLNSDDVQLLRIAGLLHDIGHGPFSHLFEEVIQEKKFSHEDYGKKIILESEIGDILSKTGFDKKLITKIAFGESKFQYLNEIVSGALSADMMDYLLRDGYFTGAEHAKIDHKRITQSLDIHKNKLALERSALYSFESMMHSRYQMFKAVYFHKTVRAAEVMLIEALRLSDDEFGFTSFNLNEFVKLTDEYVLSSLITSKSSKLKRARQFAEDYQNRKLLKCVYERILTNQTNLKKTRTNELRIEISKKSKVDENEIFVDSSVTPSIPLAPSKNESKSIILITNEGTKSSAKEMPISDIPVVSAISGFMNILRIYTHQKNRKKVEIAAKSILGDLK; from the coding sequence ATGAAAAAAAATTATCTAGATATTATTGATCCAATTCATGATTTTATTCGTGTTTATGATTATGAACTTCCAATAATTGACAATCCTCTTTTTCAAAGATTAAGAAGAATTAAACAGCTTTCTGGTGCACATTTAACATATCCTTCTGCTCAACATAGTAGATTTGAGCATTCTCTAGGAGTTATGCACATTGCTAGTCAAGCTGGTTTTGCGTTAAATGAAAAAGGATTTTTAAATTCTGATGATGTTCAATTATTGCGTATTGCCGGCTTGTTACATGATATTGGCCATGGGCCTTTTTCTCATTTGTTTGAAGAAGTAATACAAGAAAAAAAATTTTCTCATGAAGATTATGGCAAAAAAATTATTCTAGAATCTGAAATTGGTGATATCTTATCAAAAACAGGATTTGATAAAAAACTAATTACTAAAATTGCATTTGGTGAATCAAAATTTCAATATCTAAATGAAATTGTTTCAGGAGCTTTGAGTGCAGATATGATGGATTATTTGCTAAGAGATGGTTATTTTACAGGAGCAGAACATGCAAAAATAGATCATAAAAGAATTACACAATCACTTGATATCCATAAAAATAAACTTGCCTTGGAGCGTTCAGCGCTTTATTCTTTTGAATCCATGATGCATTCAAGATATCAAATGTTCAAAGCAGTATATTTCCATAAAACTGTACGTGCAGCAGAGGTAATGCTTATTGAAGCATTAAGATTGTCTGATGATGAATTTGGTTTTACATCTTTTAATCTCAATGAATTTGTTAAACTAACTGATGAATATGTTCTATCATCATTGATTACATCCAAATCTTCTAAACTCAAACGAGCAAGGCAATTTGCAGAAGATTATCAAAATCGTAAATTGCTAAAATGTGTATATGAAAGAATACTCACAAATCAAACAAATTTGAAGAAAACAAGAACAAATGAACTTAGAATTGAAATCTCTAAAAAATCTAAAGTTGATGAAAATGAAATTTTTGTAGATAGTTCTGTCACTCCATCAATTCCACTTGCCCCATCAAAAAACGAGTCAAAATCAATCATTTTGATTACAAATGAGGGTACGAAATCCTCAGCAAAAGAGATGCCTATCTCTGATATACCTGTGGTTTCAGCGATTTCAGGGTTCATGAATATACTTAGAATATACACTCATCAAAAGAACAGAAAAAAAGTTGAAATTGCCGCAAAATCAATCCTTGGTGATCTAAAATGA
- the tmk gene encoding dTMP kinase: protein MIIVIEGGDQAGKLTQSILLEKALKKRKIKTKLFHFPDYETPIGKEIRKYLDGKRKFPPQVIHCLLAANRWEKLDAILAAEEKNSVLIMNRYYQSNLVYGLANGLKQKWLESLDEGLPKADLVILLDVTQKESFSRTPQNKIGGKKMKRDKFEKNKEFSTKISNLYRTVAKKKHWKIIDATMTKEEIHEEILKIFSKKLGI from the coding sequence ATGATTATTGTAATTGAAGGTGGAGATCAGGCAGGAAAATTAACCCAATCCATTCTATTAGAAAAAGCTCTCAAAAAACGAAAAATCAAAACAAAACTGTTTCACTTTCCTGACTATGAAACCCCAATTGGTAAAGAAATTAGAAAATATTTAGATGGAAAAAGAAAATTTCCACCTCAAGTAATTCATTGTCTTTTAGCAGCAAATAGATGGGAAAAGCTTGATGCAATTTTAGCAGCTGAGGAAAAAAATTCAGTTTTAATTATGAATAGATATTATCAATCTAACTTAGTTTATGGATTAGCAAACGGTTTGAAGCAAAAATGGCTTGAGAGCCTTGATGAAGGTCTTCCAAAGGCTGATCTTGTTATTTTACTTGATGTTACTCAAAAAGAATCATTTTCAAGAACTCCACAAAATAAAATTGGAGGAAAGAAAATGAAACGAGACAAGTTTGAAAAAAATAAAGAATTTTCTACGAAAATTTCTAATCTTTACAGAACTGTTGCCAAGAAAAAACATTGGAAAATAATTGATGCTACTATGACTAAAGAAGAAATCCATGAAGAAATTCTAAAAATATTTTCAAAGAAATTAGGAATATGA
- a CDS encoding NUDIX hydrolase codes for MKEKKIYEGKILGLSVYDGKIEGRKVKREVIKHRGAAAMLAFDENKKVILVKQHRFPHGYVLEIPAGTLEKKEEPVKCAFRELEEETGYRAKKMTPLITYYPSIGYNEEIIHCFLASGLKKISDLKLDEDEILSVVKMDFKKLLTMIKTGKIQDSKTICAVLTYAAKKKLY; via the coding sequence ATGAAAGAGAAAAAGATCTATGAAGGAAAAATCTTAGGTCTTAGTGTTTATGATGGTAAAATTGAAGGTAGAAAAGTTAAACGAGAAGTTATCAAACATAGAGGTGCTGCAGCCATGCTTGCATTTGATGAAAATAAAAAAGTAATTCTTGTTAAACAACACAGGTTTCCACACGGATATGTTTTAGAAATTCCTGCTGGGACATTAGAAAAAAAAGAAGAACCAGTAAAATGTGCATTTAGAGAATTAGAAGAAGAAACAGGATATAGAGCCAAAAAAATGACTCCTCTCATTACTTACTATCCATCAATTGGCTATAATGAGGAGATAATTCATTGCTTTCTAGCCTCAGGATTGAAGAAAATATCTGATCTGAAGCTTGATGAAGATGAAATTTTATCTGTAGTAAAAATGGATTTCAAAAAACTCCTTACAATGATAAAAACTGGTAAAATTCAAGATTCAAAGACAATATGTGCAGTTTTAACATATGCTGCAAAGAAAAAATTATACTAA
- a CDS encoding phosphate signaling complex PhoU family protein, with the protein MTKFIRRLQRIGSSILVSLPKEWVDANNLDKGNQVEIETGQDSISISANKETRPTKELVISYPLPKEENIVANITGAYLLGYDIIVINSKSIIPGKDREDIRNSMRRLVGMEIIEEDASHINMQFLLDATTLNPSKILKRMSSIALGMYDDVLNGLISDDKSNLQTLSKRDVEVNRQYFLLVRLIRSTLVDKRLSNVFNLENIDVLDYRVAANVLENAGDSIVELAIFIFNFSLSKEFSKKIYDVVKDFNKLAEKSIDAFTKPDRLLAIEAISMHKQYEKKLSLLRNTLGNKKQIPLDFLDLVYMFERIAQSWADVADLVQPIYNE; encoded by the coding sequence TTGACTAAATTTATTCGACGACTGCAAAGAATTGGAAGTAGCATACTAGTTTCATTACCTAAAGAGTGGGTCGATGCAAATAATCTAGATAAAGGTAATCAGGTTGAAATAGAAACTGGTCAAGATAGTATTTCAATATCTGCAAATAAAGAAACTCGACCAACAAAAGAACTTGTAATTTCATATCCATTACCTAAAGAAGAAAATATTGTTGCAAACATAACAGGTGCGTATCTCTTAGGATATGACATTATTGTAATCAATTCAAAATCTATCATCCCTGGAAAAGATAGAGAAGACATTCGTAATTCAATGAGACGATTAGTTGGTATGGAGATAATTGAAGAGGATGCATCTCACATTAACATGCAATTTCTCTTAGATGCAACAACACTAAATCCATCAAAAATTCTCAAACGAATGAGTTCCATTGCACTTGGAATGTATGATGATGTTTTAAATGGATTAATTTCAGATGATAAATCTAATCTTCAAACATTGTCTAAACGTGATGTTGAAGTAAATAGACAATATTTTTTATTAGTTCGTTTAATTCGCAGTACATTAGTTGACAAAAGACTGTCAAATGTATTTAATTTAGAAAATATTGATGTACTTGATTATAGAGTTGCTGCAAATGTTCTTGAAAATGCAGGTGATTCTATTGTTGAATTAGCTATTTTCATCTTTAATTTTTCATTATCAAAAGAGTTTTCTAAAAAAATTTATGATGTTGTAAAAGATTTTAATAAACTTGCAGAAAAATCTATTGATGCTTTTACAAAACCTGATAGGCTTTTAGCTATTGAAGCAATTTCTATGCATAAACAATATGAAAAAAAACTTAGTTTACTCAGAAACACATTAGGAAATAAAAAACAAATTCCATTAGATTTTCTTGATCTTGTATACATGTTTGAAAGAATTGCACAATCTTGGGCTGATGTTGCAGATCTTGTGCAGCCTATCTATAATGAATAA
- the hsp14 gene encoding archaeal heat shock protein Hsp14 → MGLVKDVIKEIGNKSREFYEFVLPPMDMYLNDKNIKIVIDIPGFTKNEIDLSLCGDILSINAKKTTDEKESKSLISNQRPNVIDKKIRLPVEIKQGEEKIESAKYENGILTLIIPVIKKGKDIPIE, encoded by the coding sequence ATGGGACTCGTAAAAGATGTAATCAAAGAGATTGGAAACAAATCAAGAGAATTCTATGAATTTGTTTTACCACCAATGGATATGTATCTCAACGATAAAAATATAAAAATTGTAATTGACATTCCTGGATTTACAAAAAATGAAATTGATTTATCATTATGTGGGGATATTCTTTCTATCAATGCAAAAAAAACAACAGATGAAAAAGAATCCAAATCTTTGATATCAAACCAAAGACCAAATGTAATAGATAAAAAAATTAGACTTCCTGTAGAAATTAAACAAGGTGAAGAAAAAATTGAATCTGCAAAATATGAAAATGGAATTCTTACATTAATTATTCCGGTTATTAAAAAGGGAAAAGATATCCCAATAGAATAA
- a CDS encoding COG1361 S-layer family protein, producing MNSKIILSLFVIGLLPIIFNNSYAQITSGGFGQSPFERDFGDVKFLDAYFGTINEKIEVEAGDSNVPFTVVFANVGTQDITGIRGQLSLPFGFSASDGPGAVIHADSDSNSLAGENFHLTFFVNIDNNAQIQQYPGTVKVDYSRLRESGVRTAFANFDFKVTGDGVINVKAQEPFLTSLRSNHVVIEIANDGTAPLSGVDITATNTQTELASTSSSTTNIENVVILESSWDIGNIPPKTVKYLTATVYVPQSLKGDTLRIPLLISYYNTHGDLHQISKIVDFYIKGLIDLRIFNVDVIELSGNQMVIGEIINEGNEDGLFGFVSIESKGDSNIKSSTQFIDEIETDAPVPFNIPIEFDGEPQYGEHDITITVRYKDSTRDEIFLNHDATITVKAPSNEDENSTDPTMIIIPIILVLGAAFYIIRRRKKATIEAN from the coding sequence ATGAATTCTAAAATCATTTTATCGTTATTTGTAATTGGATTGTTACCAATTATTTTTAATAATTCATATGCACAAATTACTTCAGGAGGATTTGGCCAATCTCCTTTTGAAAGAGATTTTGGTGATGTAAAATTTTTAGATGCTTATTTTGGTACAATAAATGAAAAAATTGAAGTGGAAGCAGGTGATAGTAATGTTCCATTTACAGTTGTATTTGCAAACGTTGGAACTCAGGATATAACTGGAATTAGAGGCCAGTTGTCATTACCATTTGGTTTTTCAGCATCTGATGGCCCAGGCGCAGTGATACATGCAGATAGTGATTCAAATTCGTTGGCAGGAGAGAATTTCCACTTGACATTTTTTGTAAATATTGATAATAATGCTCAAATCCAGCAGTACCCTGGAACTGTGAAAGTTGATTATTCACGATTAAGAGAATCTGGTGTTCGAACTGCTTTTGCTAATTTTGATTTTAAAGTAACAGGTGATGGTGTGATTAATGTCAAAGCTCAAGAACCTTTTCTTACTTCTTTACGATCTAATCATGTAGTTATTGAAATTGCAAATGATGGCACTGCTCCACTTTCTGGTGTAGATATTACTGCAACTAATACACAAACAGAACTTGCATCAACATCATCTTCAACTACTAATATTGAAAATGTTGTAATTTTGGAATCAAGCTGGGACATTGGAAATATTCCTCCAAAAACTGTAAAATATCTAACTGCAACTGTATATGTTCCCCAATCATTAAAAGGTGATACTCTAAGAATCCCTTTATTAATTTCATACTATAATACACATGGTGATTTACATCAAATTTCAAAAATTGTTGATTTTTACATTAAAGGATTAATTGATTTAAGAATTTTCAATGTTGATGTTATAGAATTATCTGGCAATCAAATGGTGATTGGTGAAATTATTAACGAAGGTAATGAAGATGGATTATTTGGTTTTGTATCTATTGAATCTAAAGGTGACTCTAACATTAAATCATCAACTCAATTCATTGATGAAATTGAAACAGATGCACCAGTTCCATTTAACATTCCAATTGAATTTGATGGTGAACCACAATACGGTGAGCATGATATAACTATCACTGTTAGATACAAAGACAGTACAAGAGATGAGATATTTCTAAATCATGATGCAACAATTACTGTAAAGGCACCATCAAATGAAGATGAAAATTCTACTGACCCGACAATGATAATTATCCCAATTATTTTGGTCCTAGGAGCTGCATTTTACATAATTCGTAGGCGTAAAAAAGCAACAATTGAGGCTAATTGA
- a CDS encoding ABC transporter permease — protein MLFNQKGSLVGAVLAVTIGILVIHVNFVIFQGLFDAIVRDISDYNTGDVIVTDEFDFIDKSDQSLIRWFERIPVVQAATPRLSTTSEMNMTKNGKLIQETRISLVGVDPFNDIRASTVHETVTEGSYVFSRNSIVLGSNVARDLGGAQVGDSVKVLVVDRWGQDQIRRFTVTGIANSPGGQGFDYSGVIHIDTLRDMMSRHGDTGSFMVKLYDHSKAFEVKEFFLRSFPNEDFIAETTEEASEAQLQGFRSGIAMINMIGYFGMMASAFAIVTIQMMLVNGKTRQIGVMRSIGAKRKDILIIFIFQGMIIGAIGAGVGTAAGLGYTVYAKETKMSFNGSLPLEVTYNWEKIIQTALMSFILAIIASLYPSYRATKLLPVEAMRTV, from the coding sequence ATGCTGTTTAATCAGAAAGGAAGTTTGGTTGGTGCTGTGTTAGCAGTAACAATTGGAATTTTAGTAATTCATGTAAACTTTGTAATTTTTCAGGGATTGTTTGATGCTATTGTTAGAGACATTAGTGATTACAACACTGGGGATGTTATTGTAACTGATGAATTTGATTTTATCGATAAATCTGATCAATCTTTAATTCGATGGTTTGAGCGAATTCCAGTTGTTCAAGCCGCAACACCGCGGCTATCTACCACTTCAGAAATGAATATGACTAAAAATGGAAAACTAATTCAAGAAACTAGAATTTCATTAGTTGGTGTTGATCCATTTAATGATATTAGAGCATCTACAGTTCATGAAACTGTTACAGAAGGAAGTTATGTTTTTTCAAGAAACTCTATAGTATTAGGATCTAATGTAGCAAGAGATCTTGGAGGAGCTCAGGTTGGTGATAGTGTAAAAGTTCTAGTGGTTGATAGATGGGGTCAAGATCAAATCAGACGATTTACAGTTACTGGAATTGCAAATTCACCCGGTGGACAAGGGTTTGATTATTCTGGAGTTATTCACATTGATACTTTACGGGATATGATGAGTAGACATGGAGATACTGGTTCATTTATGGTGAAACTTTACGATCATTCTAAAGCTTTTGAAGTTAAAGAATTCTTTTTACGCTCATTCCCAAATGAAGACTTTATTGCAGAAACTACAGAAGAAGCATCAGAAGCTCAACTACAAGGTTTTAGATCTGGTATTGCTATGATCAACATGATTGGATATTTTGGAATGATGGCATCTGCATTTGCAATTGTAACAATACAAATGATGTTGGTAAATGGAAAAACAAGACAAATTGGTGTCATGAGATCAATTGGAGCTAAACGAAAAGATATTTTGATAATTTTTATTTTCCAAGGAATGATTATTGGAGCTATTGGTGCTGGTGTAGGTACTGCAGCAGGCTTGGGTTATACTGTATATGCAAAGGAAACCAAAATGTCGTTTAATGGGAGTCTTCCTTTAGAAGTAACTTACAACTGGGAAAAGATTATCCAAACTGCATTAATGTCATTTATTTTGGCAATAATAGCATCTCTATATCCATCGTATAGAGCTACGAAACTACTACCTGTGGAGGCTATGAGAACTGTCTAG